The following coding sequences are from one Melospiza melodia melodia isolate bMelMel2 chromosome 2, bMelMel2.pri, whole genome shotgun sequence window:
- the GET1 gene encoding guided entry of tail-anchored proteins factor 1: MAESGAWLLVLSAVFLCNALKILLPSCSSLISRLLQKDAEQEAQMRAEIQTMKQELATISMMDEFARYARLERKINKMTDKLKTHVKARTAQLAKIKWVINIVFYIVQAALMVSLIWKYYSEPVTVLPSKWLAPLERLVAFPTGVAGGVGITCWLVVCNKVVAIMLHPFS; this comes from the exons ATGGCGGAGAGCGGCGCCTGGCTGCTGGTGCTCAGCGCCGTGTTCCTCTGCAACGCGCTCAAAatcctgctgccctcctgctcctccctc ATATCCAGGCTGTTGCAGAAGGATGCAGAGCAGGAGGCCCAGATGAGAGCAGAGATCCAGACCATGAAGCAGGAGCTTGCCACCATCAGCATGATGGACGAGTTCGCCCGATACGCGCGGCTGGAGAGGAAGATCAACAAAATGACTGACAAGCTCAAAACCCACG TGAAAGCACGAACTGCCCAATTAGCCAAAATAAAGTGGGTCATAAATATTGTATTCTACATAGTGCAG GCTGCCCTGATGGTGTCTCTGATCTGGAAGTACTACTCTGAGCCCGTCACCGTGCTCCCCAGCAAGTGGCTGGCTCCCCTGGAGCGCCTGGTGGCCTTCCCCACAGGAGTGGCAG gAGGAGTGGGAATCACCTGCTGGCTCGTGGTCTGCAATAAAGTTGTGGCCATCATGCTGCACCCCTTCAGCTGA
- the LCA5L gene encoding lebercilin-like protein, whose amino-acid sequence MAAGGKKGPNASNLNSSSSPLQSGAGHQEKTPTAQRISSARIHKIKELKNEIFDLRKKIETWSFENLALRELNRRHSKAMERYGNTESHLQEMLAEHRSDVRHLRSLLKMSQEAERNTARELKKVEAELRRTEGDLKALAVLSGDKALAEKEELSRRLSVLNETLEAKDERIQSLEMQLKMNSSTFSRQLANESRKLLEATMTTKKLLMEINTAHQKIKEKDRQLYVQNIYANRMPKALRDRSDWVPDDQSLRVNRSVQVDKESFRELLLSQHQETEQNPIQQEKENKDEGKAKEVCSHARGKKEKQATKKVPETSDRTHRGGKLLMEECKFSEFIKEMEKETEVLKQELKTLMKSERSPQRVKKNNQEREAVEEVEKEEKNPHEQQKKKARSEGPSPSKDPTRLKKKYIFSGAVENFHQRLHTSGSANFGGVLAPSFPSCREEKALE is encoded by the exons ATGGCGGCTG GAGGGAAGAAAGGACCAAACGCCTCCAACCTGAACTCCTCCTCCTCGCCCCTGCAGAGCGGGGCGGGTcaccaggaaaaaaccccaaccgcCCAGCGAATATCCTCGGCCAGGATCCACAAGATCAAAGAGCTGAAGAACGAAATATTCGACCTGCGAAAGAAAATCGAGACGTGGAGCTTCGAGAACCTGGCTCTGAGGGAGCTGAACCGGCGGCACAGCAAGGCCATGGAGCGGTACGGCAACACAGAGAGCCACCTGCAGGAGATGCTGGCAGAGCATCGCAGCGACGTGCGGCACCTCAGGAGCCTCCTGAAAATGTCCCAGGAGGCCGAGAGGAACACGGCCAGGGAGCTGAAAAAGGTGGAAGCGGAGCTGAGGAGAACTGAAGGTGATCTGAAGGCTTTGGCTGTGCTGTCGGGGGACAAAGCTCTGGCAGAGAAGGAGGAGCTGAGTCGCAGGTTGTCGGTGCTTAATGAAACTTTGGAGGCAAAGGATGAGAGGATACAG AGTCTGGAGATGCAGCTGAAGATGAACAGCAGCACCTTTAGTCGTCAGCTGGCAAATGAGAGCAGAAAACTCCTGGAAGCTACAATGACCACAAAGAAGTTGCTAATGGAAATTAACACTGCTCACCAAAAAATTAAG GAAAAGGATCGGCAGCTCTATGTCCAGAACATTTATGCAAATCGGATGCCAAAAGCCCTGAGGGACAGAAGTGATTGGGTTCCTGATGACCAAA GTCTGAGAGTAAACAGATCAGTACAAGTAGATAAAGAGAGTTTTAGAGAACTGCTGCTGTCTCAGCACCAGGAAACAGAACAAAATCCAATCCAGCAAGAAAAG GAGAACAAAGATGAAGGTAAAGCAAAGGAAGTGTGCTCACATGCCCGAGGtaaaaaggaaaagcaagcaACCAAGAAAGTGCCAGAAACTTCAGACAGGACACACAGAG GGGGCAAACTGCTGATGGAAGAATGCaaattttcagaatttattaaagaaatggaaaaagagaCAGAGGTTCTTAAACAGGAGTTGAAAACGCTGATGAAATCTGAACGAAGTCCTCAAAGAGTAAAAAAGAACAATCAAGAGAGAGAGGCAGTGGAAGAAgttgaaaaagaagagaaaaacccccatgagcagcaaaagaagaaagCCAGGAGTGAAGGTCCAAGTCCAAGCAAAGACCCCACcaggctgaaaaaaaaatacattttctcaGGGGCTGTTGAGAATTTCCACCAGAGGCTCCACACTTCAG GCAGTGCCAATTTTGGAGGGGTCctggccccttccttcccttcctgcagGGAGGAAAAGGCCCTGGAATAG